Proteins from a single region of Arctopsyche grandis isolate Sample6627 chromosome 1, ASM5162203v2, whole genome shotgun sequence:
- the Sgt1 gene encoding suppressor of G2 allele of skp1, which translates to MEPQQNQEIPPKPKIKHDWYQTETHVIVTILLKNAPKEKIKISYSSNSLSVSCPVADSDSEYSLELDLWHEIEPTQCTHLAMPSKVEIKMKKVHGLRWENLERKADEIRTNDIKPIPQSIIDASGPKYPSSCPFQKDWNKIEKEIKKQEAEEKPEGEEALNSLFEQIYGQGSDEVRKAMNKSFVESGGTVLSTNWNEVAKDKVKIQPPDGMEWKKWDD; encoded by the exons ATGGAACCTCAGCAAAACCAG GAAATTCCTCCAAAACCGAAAATAAAACACGACTGGTATCAAACAGAAACACACGTCATAGTTAcaattctattgaaaaatgcTCCAAAAGAGAAAATCAAAATCTCTTACTCATCGAATTCT ctGTCTGTTTCTTGCCCTGTAGCCGATAGCGACTCCGAATATAGCTTAGAATTAGACTTGTGGCACGAAATTGAGCCGACTCAGTGCACCCATCTCGCAATGCCTTCGAAAGtggaaataaaaatgaagaaagTTCACGGATTGCGCTGGGAAAACCTGGAAAGAAAAGCCGATGAAATTAGAACGAACGATATAAAACCAATACCTCAAA GTATAATTGACGCTTCCGGACCAAAGTATCCCAGTTCATGTCCGTTCCAAAAGGATTGGAacaaaatagaaaaagaaataaaaaaacaa gaagCTGAAGAAAAACCTGAAGGCGAAGAAGCTTTGAATTCATTATTTGAACAAATCTACGGCCAAGGCAGCGATGAAGTGCGAAAAGCGATGAACAAAAGTTTT GTGGAATCAGGTGGAACCGTTTTAAGTACTAATTGGAATGAAGTAGCAAAAGATAAAGTGAAAATTCAACCCCCAGACGGCATGGAATGGAAGAAATGGGATGActaa
- the LOC143918668 gene encoding mitochondrial potassium channel-like yields the protein MSGGVGTGAAAKARALLRTFGERAKGKLATIPSKASVQTAVKRYEAFTGVVEVRDLHRNVVSAQDKFMAAQMKRQEAGQILMNIQKRLKEIHNEMQNVSKGDPNYLRLITEEHKMIVDEEQLRREFDQIERQEREHFGTMTAAVKLSHETERMYAEKNKYLYVVASIVGTVLGVLGSTINNKMKMAEFKEMLLEEKSASKIWNIGVTDSVMQKKINELETRVVAISTNQRTILDYIIKIEKMIETQFHNTKNLINTNMTYQKLDTEPKRSYLPVPVETEAFQFTAETVRSNWFIATVAVVGIFLFSRVM from the exons ATGAGCGGTGGGGTCGGAACGGGGGCGGCGGCGAAGGCGCGCGCCCTTCTCAGGACTTTCGGCGAACGAGCCAAAGGCAAGTTGGCCACCATCCCTTCCAAGGCTTCCGTGCAGACGGCGGTCAAGAGGTACGAGGCTTTCACCGGAGTGGTCGAAGTCCGAGACTTGCATCGGAATGTGGTATCAGCCCAG GACAAATTCATGGCAGCTCAGATGAAGCGGCAGGAAGCCGGTCAAATATTGATGAATATTCAAAAGAGGTTGAAGGAAATACACAACGAGATGCAAAATGTCTCTAAGGGCGATCCCAATTACCTTCGGTTGATCACAGAAGAGCACAAG ATGATTGTCGACGAAGAGCAGTTAAGACGGGAGTTCGACCAAATAGAAAGACAGGAGAGAGAACATTTTGGCACGATGACGGCAGCCGTTAAACTAAGTCACGAAACGGAAAGAATGTatgctgaaaaaaataaatatttatatgttgtCGCTTCTATCGTCG GTACTGTACTAGGAGTATTGGGTAGcacaataaacaacaaaatGAAAATGGCCGAGTTTAAAGAGATGTTACTGGAAGAAAAATCTGCCAGCAAGATTTGGAACATCGGAGTGACGGATTCGGTTATGCAAAAGAAAATAAACGAATTGGAAACCCGAGTAGTTGCTATTTCGACGAACCAAAGAACGATTCTCG attatataattaaaatagaaaaaatgatCGAGACTCAGTTTCACAACACCAAAAATCTTATCAACACTAATATGACTTATCAAAAGCTTGACACTGAGCCGAAGCGTTCTTATTTGCCGGTTCCGGTTGAAACCGAGGCTTTTCAATTCACGGCAGAAACAGTGCGGAGTAATTGGTTCATCGCGACCGTGGCTGTTGTCggtattttcttattttcaagagtaatgtaa